The following proteins are co-located in the Acidobacteriota bacterium genome:
- the pilM gene encoding pilus assembly protein PilM — translation MSPAAARSSFLKAQPPAIAVEFAADRVAIVSVDRGPGGATVSAHGVERLAPGVLAPQLNGRNVQDANSAGDALRRLIDAAGLRGTRAALVLPDAVARVSIVSFETVPSSAADLEQLIRWQVRKSVPFAIDTAQVSWDRGSGNDFVVTVARRDIIEEYEAVCARAGLHAGLVDLATFNLINAVLASGAPDGDWMLVHLTVGDASIAIVRGHDLIFFRNKTTAQDESVEDLVHQTAMYHEDRLGGGRFARVVVSGLAAGAAAETRRNIEARFGVPVEAVDPRGAATLRDRIAAAPELLEALAAPVGILVREVA, via the coding sequence ATGAGCCCCGCCGCTGCGCGAAGCAGCTTCCTCAAGGCGCAGCCTCCCGCCATCGCCGTGGAGTTCGCGGCCGATCGCGTGGCGATCGTGTCGGTGGACCGCGGCCCGGGCGGCGCGACCGTGAGCGCGCACGGCGTGGAACGGCTCGCGCCGGGCGTGCTCGCGCCTCAGCTGAACGGCCGCAACGTGCAGGACGCCAACAGCGCGGGGGACGCGCTGCGCCGCCTCATCGACGCCGCGGGCCTCCGCGGCACGCGCGCGGCGCTCGTGCTGCCCGACGCGGTGGCGCGCGTGTCCATCGTGTCGTTCGAGACCGTCCCCTCGTCGGCCGCGGACCTCGAGCAGCTGATCCGGTGGCAGGTCCGAAAGTCGGTGCCGTTCGCGATCGACACGGCGCAGGTCTCGTGGGACCGCGGGAGCGGCAACGACTTCGTCGTGACGGTCGCCCGCCGCGACATCATCGAGGAGTACGAAGCCGTGTGCGCGCGCGCCGGCCTGCACGCCGGCCTCGTCGATCTCGCCACGTTCAACCTGATTAATGCCGTGCTGGCCTCCGGGGCGCCCGATGGGGACTGGATGCTCGTGCACCTGACCGTGGGGGACGCGTCGATCGCGATCGTGCGCGGCCACGACCTGATCTTCTTCCGCAACAAGACGACCGCGCAGGACGAGTCGGTCGAGGACCTGGTGCACCAGACGGCGATGTACCACGAAGACCGCCTGGGCGGCGGCCGGTTCGCGCGCGTGGTGGTCAGCGGCCTGGCCGCCGGCGCCGCCGCCGAGACGCGGCGCAACATCGAGGCGCGGTTCGGCGTGCCGGTCGAGGCCGTGGATCCGCGCGGGGCCGCGACGCTCCGCGATCGCATCGCCGCGGCGCCCGAGCTGCTCGAGGCGCTTGCGGCGCCGGTCGGCATCCTGGTGCGGGAGGTCGCGTGA